DNA sequence from the Streptomyces sp. MST-110588 genome:
GGCGTTCGACGCCTGGCTGCTGCGCGGGGCGACCCGTAAGCCGGTGCTGCGGGGCTGGTTCGAAGAACTCGGGGACCAGCTCACGGAGGTCGAGGTCGACGGGGAGCGCGGCGCGTACGTACTGGCCGAGGACGCCGACGCGCTGGCCGCCACGGACCCCTCGCGGGAGGTGCGGCTGCTGGCCGGCTTCGATCAGTACGTACTCGGCCCCGGCACGGCCGACACCCGGCTGATCGCACCGTCCCGGCGCAAGGCGGTGAGCCGGGCCGCGGGCTGGATATCCCCGGTGGTGGTACACGGGGGCCGGGTCGTGGGGGTGTGGGAGTTCACGGACGAGGAGGTGGTCGTGACGTTGTTCGAGGAGGCGGGCGACGTGCCGGCCGACGCCTTGGAGGCGGAGGCCGCCCACCTGGCGCGCTGTACGGGCCGGGACCGGACCGTGGCCGTACGCAAGGACTGAGCCGTACGCAGCGGCTGAGTCGTGCGCGAGGAGTCGAGTCGGCCGTACACAAGGGCTGACCTGCCCTTTGAGCGCTCCGGGCAGGGCGGGCGAAACGGGGCCGGTGGGGCCGAACGGGGGTGTGGGGAGTTTGAGGCGGGGCGTTGTCAGACCTCGGTGCGAGACTCACCGCATGAGGTGGGCGGTGGCGGAGACGGGCGACGGGGGTGCTCGTCTCTGCCCGCTCACCCCGGACGGGCGGGCCGCCGGGCCCGTGCTGTGGGAGCCGAGCCTGGTCGAAGCCGTGCGGTCGCGGCCCGAGGTCGAGCGGTGGGTGTGGCGGTCCACCGCGACGACCTACCGCCCGCTGCTCGCGGCCGGGGTGCGGGTGCGGCGCTGCTATGACGTCGAGGCCGCCGAGGCCCTGCTCATCGGGCACGAGGAAGGGCAGTACGGCCAGCCCCGCTCGCTGGCCGCCGCCTGGGCACGGCTGCGCGGGCTGCCGGTCCCCGACGATCCGCCCGTGCGCGGCGCCGAGACCCAGCCCTCGCTCTTCGAGCCGGGCCCGGTGCCGCTGCCCCCGGGGACCGACGAGTTCACGGCGCTGCTGGAGGTGTACGCCGCCCAGGTGGCGCGTACGGAAAAGGCCGGGCACCCGGACCGGATGCGGCTGCTGCTCGCGGCCGAGTCGGCGGGAATGCTGGTCGCGGCCGAGATGGGCCGGGCCGGGCTGCCCTGGCGGGCGGATGTGCACCGCCGGCTGCTGGACGGCCTGCTGGGCGAGCGCTATCCGGGCGGGCTGGAGCCCCGGCGGATGGCGGAGCTGGCCGAGGAGGTCTCGCGCGCGTTCGGCGAGGGCGTACGGGTACGGCCCGACCTGCCCGCCGAGATCGTCAAAGCCTTCGCCCGCGACGGCATCACGCTCACCTCGACCCGGCAATGGGAGCTGCGCTCCATCGACCACCCGGCGGTCGCGCCCCTGCTGGAGTACAAGAAGCTCTACCGCCTCTACACCGCCCACGGCTGGACATGGTTGCAGCAGTGGGTGCGCGAGGGCCGCTTCCGCCCCGAGTATCTCCCCGGCGGCGCGGTCTCCGGCCGCTGGACCGCCAACGGCGGTGGCGCCCTGCAGATCCCCAAGGTGATCCGCCGGGCCGTGGTCGCCGACCCGGGCTGGCGCCTGGTGGTCGCCGACGCCGACCAGATGGAGCCGCGGGTGCTGGCCGCGATCTCCCGCGACCGCGGGCTGATGGAGGTGGCGGGCAGCGGGGAGGACCTGTACGCCGACCTCGCCAGGCGCGCGTTCAAGGGTGACCGCGACCGGGCCAAGCTCGCGCTGCTCGGCGCCATTTACGGCCAGACCTCCGGGGACGCCCTCAAGTACATGGCCGATCTCCGCCGCCGCTATCCGGCCGCGGTGGAGTACGTGGACGAGGCGGCGCGGGCGGGCGAGGAAGGCCGGCTCGTACGGACCTGGCTGGGCCGCACCTGCCCGCCCGCGTCCGTGACACCGCCCGAGGAGGCGGGCCTGCCGCAGGAGGAGGCACCGGCCGCCGCGTACGGCAGCACGGCCGCGGCGCGGGCCCGTGGCCGCTTCACCCGTAACTTCGTCGTCCAGGGCAGTGCGGCGGACTGGGCCCTGCTCATGCTCGCCGCCCTGCGCCGGTCGCTGGGCGGGGACGGCGGCGGGGCGGGACCAGGGGCCGTGGCAGGAGGCCGGGCCGAGCTGGTCTTCTTCCAGCACGACGAGGTGATCGTGCACTGTCCCGAGGAGGAGGCTCCGGCGGTGGCCGAGGCCATATCGGCGGCTGCCGCGCTTGCGGGCCGGATCACGTTCGGCGAGACGCCGGTCCGCTTTCCGTTCACCACGGCCGTGGTGGAGTGCTATGCCGACGCGAAATGACGGCGGCAGCTCGGTACGGGCAGCGCTCAATGCGGGCGGCACTCAATGCGGGCCTCGGGTCAGGGCAGGAGCCCAGGGTGAGCGGTGGCGTATGAGGGAGGAAGGGAAGACGCGAGGGAAAACAGACACAGGAGGAGCGGGGGAATGAACCGTACGGACCGGCTGTACGCACTCGTGGAAGAACTGCGGGCCGCGGCACCCCGGCCACGCAGTGCCCGCTGGCTGGCCGAACGCTTCGAGGTCAGCACACGCACCGTCGAACGCGACCTGAGCGCCCTTCAGCAGTCCGGCGTGCCCATATACGCCGAGCCCGGGCGCACCGGCGGCTACACCCTGGACCGGCAGCAGACCCTGCCGCCCCTGACGATGACGGCGGCGGAGGCCACCGCCCTCGCGGTGGGGCTGCACGCGCTGGACGGCACGCCTTTCGCCGAGGCGGCGCGTACGGCCCTGCACAAGGTGCTGGCGGTGATGCCGGAGAGGGAACGGGCGGCGGCCGACGCGTTCGCGGCACGGGTCGGGCTGATAGCCCCCGAGGAGTCCCGGGCGTCCGTACCACGCGCCCTCCAGGAAGCGCTCTCCGAACGGCGGGTGCTGCGCCTGGAATACGCCGACAAGGGCGGTCAGTTGACCGGCCGTACGGTCGAGCCCCTGGGGTTCCTGGGCGGCAACACGGGGGAGCACTGGTACCTCATCGCCTGGTGCCGGCTGCGCGAGGCGGTACGCGGCTTCCGTACAGACCGCATACGGGCCGTACACCCACTGGATGAGACGGCACCACCGCGCGACTTCGACCGGTCACTGTTCGAACGGGAACTGGGTGCGCTGGGGCACGGGATGACCGCGCTCCCCTCACTCGGCGGCAGACGCTGAGAACACTGCGAACACTTCGGGGACGGCTCCGAGGAGAGAATCCGGAACCGATGTGGATCTCCGGCAAAACACCGACAGGACGGTGTCGGTGCTGCCCTGAAGAGTGATCCCCATGAACAACGCGTACCTTTTCGAGCAGTGGACCGCGATGTGGAACGGCCGTCTGGAGCTGGCCGACCGGATTCTCTCCCCGGACTTCCGTATCCACTTCGGCTCGGTCATCCCGGCCGCCGACACGGATTCCTTCCGGGGCCCGGATGACCTGCGGCGTTTCATCGCCGCACACCGCGCGGACCGCCCCGGCCTGGAGTACCGCGTGGAGGGCGCACCGGTCGTCGACGAGGCGACCGTCGTCCAGCGCTATGTCGCCGTACGCCCCGGCGCGGAGGCGGTCAGCGGCATGGACATGCTCGCAGTCGAGGACGGCCGTATCACCGAGGTCTGGTCCCTCACCGGAGACCGGTTGTTCGCCACCGCCGCTCCCGCCGCGACCGGCACTCCTGCCCCGGCCCCGGCCCCTGCCCCTGCCCCTGCCCCTGCGTGACCTGACCCGCTCGGCCCGCCCCCTGCTTGCCCGTACCCCACCATCCGTAGCCCGAGGAGGACCGGCCATGTACGTGGATCCCCAACTGATCCCGGTGCTCGACCGGCTGCCCCCGGCCGGCAACCCGTACGACGACATCGAGGCCACCCGCCGGAACGTCTCCGCGCTGATCGGGCGGCGGGCCGACCGCTCGGGCGTCACCAGTGAGCGCTTCGAGGTGCCCCGGCCGGACGGCACCTCGTTGTCGGTCGAGGTCTACCGCCCGGACGGAACCGGCGGACGGGAGCCGTCCGGCCAAGAGCCGTCCAACCAGCAGCCGTCCAACCAGCAACCCCCCAACCAGCAACTGTCCGCACAGCGACCGTCCCCGCAGCAACCGTCCGCGCAGGATCTCTCAGCCCGGAAGCCGCCCACGCACGGCGGCCCGCTGCCCGCCGTCCTCCACTTCCACGGCGGTGGCTTCGCCTACGGGCGGTCCGCCCCCGGCGTACGTCGTGGTCTGCGACCTCGATCCCCTGCGGGACCCCGGCCTGGCCTACGCCCGCCGCCTGATGGACGCGGGCGTGCCCGTCACCGTACGCAACGTACCCGGCGCCTGGCACGGCTTCGAGCTGTCCGCCCCCGGAACCCGGCTCGCCCGCGCCATGATCACCCACTGGCTCACCGACCTACGCGCCGCCCTGCATCCGCCCCTGTGAGCCGCTCCTCAGACAGCCCACACAGCTCACGCAGCTCATGCAGCCCACGCATCACCCTCTTGAGCGGCGCGACGGCTGTGTGCGAGGCTCGGACGATTTCACTCGGGCGGTGCGGTGGGAATGGACATGAGCCTGGTGCGGGCCGCGATCGGCCCGGAGAGTGATGCCGTTGCCGACGGCTCCGGCACCTATGTCTGGATCGATGCCGATGTCCCTGGCCAGCCCGTGCTCTACATCGGGAAGTCGGACAACCTCAGGCGGCGGACAAGCGATGAACGCGTCTGGACCGAGCAATTCCGGGATGCCCGCCGCCGCGGCCACTCGGTTTGGTACGCGGCGGGGTGCGGGCTCTCGCCGGTCCTCGCCGCTGCCCAGAATGCCCAGGTGCTGACATGGCCGATGGAGAAGGCGCGTGCGGTGGCCACCGAGACCGCACTGATCCGCCTGGCGGCGATGACCGGAGGGACCCCTCCGGCTCAGGGTGCGGGCTGGGGCTGGGGGCGCGGCGACTGCTCCGACAGCTCCCACCCGGTGCAGGTGCTGCTCAACACCTGGTTCGATCCGGGCCACGCCGTAAGCATCCTGGTCGAGCGTGCGACTCGCTGAGCGCGCGACTGACCGCGTCCGCTGCGTCCAACCCCCACCTCCGTAACCCTCCGCCTCTGTAACCCTCCACCTCAGTAACTCTCCACCTGCGTAACCCTCTAACCCTCGCCGACGGTCGCCAGCAGTCCGCGGGTGAGCCGGGTCATGGCTGCCACCAGGACCTCGCGGGGCTGGTCCGGGCGGTCCAGCCACCACAGGGCGAGGCCGTACAGGGAGCTGCGGATCGCCTCGCCCAGCGGTTCCAGTTCTTCCTCCGGGATCCCGGGGGCGAACTCCCGCAGCAGGGCCATGTCGGTCTCACGCTGTCGGCGTTGCAGTTCGCGGTGGAATTCCTGCACCTCGGGGTCGCCGGTGGTGTCCCGGAACAGCAGCCGCCAGGTGTACGGGCTGCTCTGGACGTACCCGAACCACGCCTCGTACATGGCGCG
Encoded proteins:
- a CDS encoding nuclear transport factor 2 family protein; protein product: MNNAYLFEQWTAMWNGRLELADRILSPDFRIHFGSVIPAADTDSFRGPDDLRRFIAAHRADRPGLEYRVEGAPVVDEATVVQRYVAVRPGAEAVSGMDMLAVEDGRITEVWSLTGDRLFATAAPAATGTPAPAPAPAPAPAPA
- a CDS encoding YafY family protein — protein: MNRTDRLYALVEELRAAAPRPRSARWLAERFEVSTRTVERDLSALQQSGVPIYAEPGRTGGYTLDRQQTLPPLTMTAAEATALAVGLHALDGTPFAEAARTALHKVLAVMPERERAAADAFAARVGLIAPEESRASVPRALQEALSERRVLRLEYADKGGQLTGRTVEPLGFLGGNTGEHWYLIAWCRLREAVRGFRTDRIRAVHPLDETAPPRDFDRSLFERELGALGHGMTALPSLGGRR
- a CDS encoding alpha/beta hydrolase fold domain-containing protein, yielding MASPTGGPPPAYVVVCDLDPLRDPGLAYARRLMDAGVPVTVRNVPGAWHGFELSAPGTRLARAMITHWLTDLRAALHPPL
- a CDS encoding TetR/AcrR family transcriptional regulator, producing the protein MSQIDRNRAARAEIRARIEETAARLFAERGYAGTTIGDIAAESGLSKPMLYRYFDSKQELHLSLLERHRDELAAAPMSRLLHGAGDLDTRMRAMYEAWFGYVQSSPYTWRLLFRDTTGDPEVQEFHRELQRRQRETDMALLREFAPGIPEEELEPLGEAIRSSLYGLALWWLDRPDQPREVLVAAMTRLTRGLLATVGEG
- a CDS encoding bifunctional 3'-5' exonuclease/DNA polymerase; amino-acid sequence: MRWAVAETGDGGARLCPLTPDGRAAGPVLWEPSLVEAVRSRPEVERWVWRSTATTYRPLLAAGVRVRRCYDVEAAEALLIGHEEGQYGQPRSLAAAWARLRGLPVPDDPPVRGAETQPSLFEPGPVPLPPGTDEFTALLEVYAAQVARTEKAGHPDRMRLLLAAESAGMLVAAEMGRAGLPWRADVHRRLLDGLLGERYPGGLEPRRMAELAEEVSRAFGEGVRVRPDLPAEIVKAFARDGITLTSTRQWELRSIDHPAVAPLLEYKKLYRLYTAHGWTWLQQWVREGRFRPEYLPGGAVSGRWTANGGGALQIPKVIRRAVVADPGWRLVVADADQMEPRVLAAISRDRGLMEVAGSGEDLYADLARRAFKGDRDRAKLALLGAIYGQTSGDALKYMADLRRRYPAAVEYVDEAARAGEEGRLVRTWLGRTCPPASVTPPEEAGLPQEEAPAAAYGSTAAARARGRFTRNFVVQGSAADWALLMLAALRRSLGGDGGGAGPGAVAGGRAELVFFQHDEVIVHCPEEEAPAVAEAISAAAALAGRITFGETPVRFPFTTAVVECYADAK